One Streptomyces coeruleorubidus DNA segment encodes these proteins:
- a CDS encoding NAD(P)/FAD-dependent oxidoreductase, protein MRTVLVERSATGGQAGRAHASRTTGLPRRVSGAQLTDRARRQAAKFGAEILTAREVTALEVNGAARIVRFSDGSAIAAHSVILATGVSYRQLEAPGCEDLTGCGVFYGSALTEAPSCQGQDVYIVGGANSAGQAAMYLSRGAKSVTLLVRGASLAASMSHYLIQQIEESPNIQVRTRTVVEAAHGDGRLEQLTLRDVDGGQTEQVDAQWVFVFIGAAPLTGWLDGTVLRDERGFILAGPDLTSDGRPPEGWELDRPPYHLETNVPGVFVAGDARSESAKRVASAVGEGAMAVMLVHRYLEQS, encoded by the coding sequence CTGCGGACGGTGCTCGTGGAGCGGTCGGCGACCGGCGGGCAGGCCGGCAGAGCTCACGCATCGAGAACTACTGGGCTTCCCCGACGGGTGTCGGGAGCCCAGCTCACCGACCGGGCGCGGCGGCAGGCGGCGAAGTTCGGCGCCGAGATCCTCACCGCACGCGAGGTGACGGCACTGGAGGTCAACGGCGCCGCCCGGATCGTACGGTTCTCGGACGGCTCGGCGATCGCCGCGCACAGCGTGATCCTGGCGACCGGCGTGTCCTACCGCCAGTTGGAGGCGCCCGGCTGCGAGGACCTGACCGGGTGCGGGGTGTTCTACGGATCGGCCCTGACGGAGGCCCCCTCCTGCCAGGGGCAGGACGTGTACATCGTCGGCGGCGCCAACTCCGCCGGGCAGGCTGCGATGTACCTGTCCCGGGGCGCCAAGTCGGTGACCCTGCTGGTGCGCGGTGCGTCGCTGGCCGCGTCGATGTCGCACTACCTCATCCAGCAGATCGAGGAGTCCCCCAACATCCAGGTGCGCACCCGCACGGTCGTCGAGGCCGCGCACGGCGACGGCCGTCTGGAGCAGCTCACCCTGCGGGACGTGGACGGCGGGCAGACCGAACAGGTCGACGCGCAGTGGGTGTTCGTGTTCATCGGCGCGGCCCCGCTGACCGGCTGGCTGGACGGCACGGTGCTGCGGGACGAACGCGGGTTCATCCTCGCCGGGCCCGACCTGACCTCCGACGGCCGCCCGCCCGAGGGCTGGGAGCTGGACCGGCCGCCGTACCACCTGGAGACGAATGTGCCGGGCGTGTTCGTGGCGGGCGACGCCCGCTCCGAGTCCGCCAAGCGGGTCGCGTCCGCCGTCGGAGAGGGAGCCATGGCCGTGATGCTCGTCCACCGGTATCTGGAGCAGTCATGA
- a CDS encoding response regulator: MARDLRRRYGASYRIVRAESGESALGALRELKLRGDLVAVILADYRMPQMNGIEFLEQALDVYPGARRVLLTAYADTNAAIDAINVVDLDHYLLKPWDPPEEKLYPVLDDLLRAWRAGDHRPVPSRRSSGTAGRRAPRTSGSSWPATRCRTAGTPPTSRRDGGCWPRPVRTGCGCRW, translated from the coding sequence GTGGCCCGGGATCTGAGGCGGCGGTACGGCGCGTCGTACCGGATCGTGCGCGCGGAGTCCGGCGAGTCCGCGCTCGGCGCGCTGCGGGAGCTGAAGCTGCGCGGCGATCTCGTGGCCGTGATCCTGGCCGACTACCGGATGCCGCAGATGAACGGCATCGAGTTCCTCGAACAGGCCCTGGACGTCTACCCGGGTGCGCGGCGGGTGCTGCTGACGGCGTACGCGGACACGAACGCGGCGATCGACGCGATCAACGTCGTCGACCTCGACCACTACCTGCTCAAGCCGTGGGACCCGCCCGAGGAGAAGCTCTACCCGGTCCTCGACGATCTGCTCCGGGCCTGGCGGGCCGGCGACCACCGGCCCGTGCCCAGCAGAAGGTCGTCGGGCACCGCTGGTCGGCGCGCTCCTCGGACGTCCGGGAGTTCCTGGCCCGCAACCAGGTGCCGTACCGCTGGTACTCCTCCGACGAGCCGGAGGGACGGCGGCTGCTGGCCGCGGCCGGTGAGGACGGGATGCGGCTGCCGGTGGTGA